One window of Candidatus Nitrospira kreftii genomic DNA carries:
- a CDS encoding Serine acetyltransferase, with protein sequence MFAQIKQDLQAVFDRDPAATSKLEVILTYAGFHALLAYRISHWLKARGVPILPRVLSQLARWLTGVEIHPSARIGTGFFIDHGMGVVIGETAEIGDYVTLFQGVTLGGTGKERGKRHPTLGNHVVVGAGAKILGGITIGNNVKIGANSVVLKNVAANSTVIGVPGRVIKSLGERLPDATMDQVDLPDPISDRFLALEQELIELRKKIENPNERSAS encoded by the coding sequence ATGTTTGCTCAGATCAAACAAGATCTCCAAGCCGTCTTTGATCGAGATCCAGCCGCAACCAGTAAGTTGGAAGTGATTCTCACTTATGCTGGTTTCCATGCGTTGTTGGCGTACCGCATTTCTCACTGGTTGAAGGCGCGCGGTGTTCCTATCCTGCCACGAGTGCTCTCACAGCTCGCCCGCTGGTTAACCGGTGTAGAGATCCATCCGTCCGCCAGAATCGGCACCGGATTTTTCATCGATCATGGCATGGGAGTTGTCATCGGAGAAACAGCGGAGATTGGTGATTACGTGACCCTCTTCCAGGGTGTGACGTTGGGAGGAACAGGAAAGGAACGTGGCAAGCGGCATCCGACGCTGGGGAACCACGTGGTGGTGGGCGCTGGAGCCAAAATTCTCGGCGGGATCACGATCGGCAACAACGTGAAGATCGGGGCGAATTCCGTCGTGCTCAAGAATGTCGCAGCTAATTCAACCGTGATCGGCGTGCCGGGTCGCGTGATCAAATCTCTGGGCGAACGCCTGCCGGATGCGACGATGGACCAAGTTGATTTACCGGACCCCATCAGTGATCGCTTCCTCGCACTCGAGCAGGAATTGATCGAACTTCGCAAAAAAATTGAAAACCCGAACGAGCGTTCTGCATCGTAG
- a CDS encoding Fructose-bisphosphate aldolase class I: MGDRVQEILSWYDSDNAGTKTNIARLLRSGKLAGTGRLVILPVDQGFEHGPARSFAPNAPGYNPHYHFQLAIDAGCNAYAAPLGFLEAGASHFAGQIPLILKLNNHDVLHDEKDPLPSVTGSVNDALRLGCSAVGFTIYPGSSHCNAMYEQLRAISEEAKERGLAVVVWSYPRGSVLSKEGETAIDVVAYAAHIAAQLGAHVIKVKLPSAHLEQAAAKKVYEAEKVPIKTLAERVKHVVQSAFDGRRIVIFSGGAKSEDKNVFDEARAIRDGGGFGSIIGRNSFQRPKPDAVKFLHTIMGIYAGEIQ; the protein is encoded by the coding sequence ATGGGAGACCGGGTGCAGGAAATTCTAAGCTGGTACGACAGTGATAATGCCGGTACGAAGACTAATATCGCCCGCTTGTTGCGCTCTGGTAAGTTGGCAGGGACCGGCAGGTTGGTCATCCTGCCGGTTGATCAAGGTTTTGAGCATGGTCCGGCAAGGAGTTTCGCTCCAAACGCACCTGGCTATAATCCGCACTACCATTTCCAGCTTGCCATTGATGCGGGATGTAATGCCTATGCGGCTCCCCTGGGATTTTTGGAGGCCGGCGCAAGCCACTTCGCCGGGCAGATTCCTCTTATCCTAAAACTGAACAACCACGATGTACTGCATGATGAGAAGGATCCGCTCCCGTCGGTGACCGGCAGTGTCAACGATGCGCTTCGTTTGGGCTGTTCCGCCGTTGGGTTCACGATCTATCCGGGTTCTTCCCACTGCAACGCAATGTACGAGCAGCTGCGTGCAATCAGTGAAGAAGCAAAGGAGAGAGGTCTTGCCGTGGTGGTCTGGTCCTATCCACGTGGGTCGGTCTTGAGCAAAGAAGGTGAAACGGCGATTGACGTGGTGGCCTATGCAGCCCACATCGCCGCCCAACTCGGAGCTCATGTGATCAAGGTCAAGCTCCCAAGCGCCCATCTTGAACAGGCTGCGGCCAAAAAGGTCTACGAAGCCGAGAAGGTTCCTATTAAGACGCTGGCTGAGCGTGTTAAACACGTGGTTCAGAGTGCGTTCGATGGCCGCCGAATTGTGATTTTTTCGGGCGGTGCAAAAAGCGAAGATAAGAACGTATTCGACGAAGCGCGAGCCATCAGAGATGGAGGAGGATTCGGGAGCATCATTGGACGAAATTCGTTCCAACGTCCGAAGCCGGACGCGGTCAAATTTCTCCACACGATCATGGGAATTTACGCCGGCGAGATTCAGTGA
- a CDS encoding 2C-methyl-D-erythritol 2,4-cyclodiphosphate synthase codes for MRIGYGYDVHPLGPDRKLILGGIEIPHTKGLLGHSDSDVLVHAICDALLGAMGEGDLGRHYPSSDPKYKGISSLKLLEDVMAKLRDQRYQVGNIDTVIVAQAPRLGPHLSAMQKKIAETANIAPNLVNVKVKSGERLDAVGHEEGMVAHAVCLIESI; via the coding sequence ATGCGAATTGGCTATGGCTACGACGTCCATCCGCTCGGACCAGATCGCAAATTGATATTGGGTGGCATTGAAATCCCACACACCAAAGGGTTGTTGGGCCATTCCGATTCCGATGTCCTTGTCCATGCGATCTGCGATGCGCTCTTGGGTGCCATGGGAGAGGGCGATCTCGGTCGGCACTATCCCAGTTCGGATCCTAAGTACAAAGGGATCTCCAGTTTGAAACTGTTGGAAGACGTCATGGCGAAACTGAGGGACCAGAGGTATCAGGTAGGAAACATCGACACGGTGATTGTGGCTCAAGCGCCTCGCCTCGGCCCGCATCTTTCGGCGATGCAGAAGAAAATAGCTGAAACGGCCAATATCGCCCCAAACTTAGTTAATGTGAAGGTGAAGAGCGGGGAAAGATTGGATGCGGTCGGGCATGAAGAGGGAATGGTCGCGCATGCCGTGTGTTTGATTGAGTCGATCTGA
- a CDS encoding hypothetical protein (conserved protein of unknown function): MKRPFQVGERLTYKVSWLNMTAVTAVMEVAPIPAVSDHGVARLMGTAQSTPILTKFFPVDSRVESELDLDTLAPEHMTFRRREGKKKEDIEYTFHQKEGMVTAIRGGMTESLPMPAGTQDILSCLYYTRTVLEPTPGASLKMNVYHDKKNRPVEVRVEGLETIEGTWGQAETVRVLVIMPFHGLFMNQGNIRVWVTTDERRTPLRMKAKVVLGSIVADLVDGLVETETVKHEE, encoded by the coding sequence ATGAAACGACCGTTTCAGGTCGGTGAACGGCTTACCTACAAGGTTTCCTGGCTCAATATGACGGCGGTTACTGCCGTGATGGAAGTGGCACCGATACCAGCCGTCTCTGATCATGGGGTTGCCAGGCTGATGGGAACTGCGCAGTCGACCCCGATCCTTACCAAGTTTTTCCCGGTCGATAGTCGTGTGGAGTCGGAACTAGATCTTGATACCCTTGCCCCGGAACATATGACGTTCCGTCGGCGTGAGGGAAAGAAGAAAGAGGACATTGAGTACACCTTTCACCAAAAAGAAGGGATGGTGACCGCGATCCGAGGAGGCATGACCGAGTCGCTCCCTATGCCGGCTGGGACTCAGGACATTCTTTCGTGTCTGTATTACACGCGCACGGTATTGGAGCCAACGCCAGGCGCCTCTCTCAAGATGAACGTGTATCACGACAAAAAAAATCGTCCGGTTGAAGTGCGTGTGGAGGGGTTAGAGACGATTGAAGGAACATGGGGCCAGGCGGAGACGGTTCGGGTACTCGTGATTATGCCTTTTCACGGTCTCTTTATGAATCAAGGCAATATCCGCGTGTGGGTCACGACGGATGAGCGGAGAACTCCGTTACGGATGAAGGCAAAGGTCGTGCTCGGGTCGATTGTTGCGGACCTGGTGGATGGCCTGGTAGAAACCGAAACCGTAAAACACGAAGAGTAA
- a CDS encoding tRNA pseudouridine synthase A, with the protein MSTIKLILEYDGTGYAGWQRQPDQPTIQEAVEAAIVGVTQTHVPAIGAGRTDAGVHALGQVASFRIDRDMTPREWTRALNAHLPGNIVVRSAALMPDTFHARHSARGKLYEYRILNRPERPAVERAYCWHIHQTLDDAAMNEAANALIGAHDFSSFQTQPTENDDPVCHLQRLVVYREGDRLRLEAYADRFLKQMVRSIVGTLVEVGLNKRTPDSLKTILHTLNRSAAGKTAPSQGLFLIRVDYD; encoded by the coding sequence ATGTCTACAATCAAACTCATCCTTGAGTATGACGGCACGGGCTATGCCGGCTGGCAACGTCAGCCCGACCAGCCGACGATTCAAGAAGCCGTAGAGGCGGCCATCGTGGGGGTCACGCAAACCCACGTCCCGGCCATCGGAGCGGGACGCACCGATGCAGGGGTTCACGCGCTAGGGCAAGTGGCGAGCTTCCGTATTGACCGAGACATGACGCCCCGTGAATGGACCAGAGCTCTGAATGCTCATCTCCCTGGCAACATCGTGGTGCGCTCAGCCGCACTCATGCCGGATACCTTTCATGCGAGACACTCGGCACGAGGCAAACTGTATGAATACCGAATCCTCAACCGCCCGGAGCGCCCGGCGGTCGAGCGTGCCTACTGCTGGCATATCCATCAGACACTGGACGATGCTGCGATGAATGAGGCGGCGAATGCCCTCATCGGCGCACACGATTTTTCTTCGTTCCAGACTCAACCCACTGAGAACGACGATCCCGTCTGTCATCTTCAGCGACTTGTCGTCTACCGGGAGGGAGACCGATTACGGCTCGAAGCTTACGCTGATCGGTTTCTTAAACAGATGGTGCGTTCGATCGTCGGTACGCTCGTCGAAGTTGGTCTGAACAAACGCACACCGGACAGCCTCAAGACGATCCTTCATACCCTCAACCGGTCTGCTGCCGGAAAGACGGCACCATCGCAGGGTCTCTTTCTCATCCGAGTCGATTATGATTAA
- a CDS encoding Phosphoenolpyruvate phosphomutase, with translation MSSTPRVTPARQFRSLLLSDQLEFICEAHNGLSAKIVQEAGFKGIWASGLSISAQFGVRDNNEASWTQVLEDLEFMSDAAMIPILLDGDTGYGNFNNMQRLVRKLEQRRIAAVCIEDKLFPKTNSFIKGDAQPMADMHEFCGKIKAGKDAQTDPDFCIIARVEAFICGWGLAEALRRAEAYRQAGADGILIHSALSVPDEILAFKQEWGNRCPVVIVPTKYYATPTEVFRQHAISMVIWANHMLRAAVAAMQKTARTLREQEHLLSIEDKVAPVSEIFRLQNAAELQEAEERYLPRGAENTSAIVLAASRGEELRELTEHQPKTMIKIQGTPILAHIVDAYNAVGIKDITVVRGYRKEAVNLPNLTYLDNDEFAETGELDSLNKALSARKGQAKALIISYGDVLFNKYIPQALCQEKEDFVIFVDSDWQNQSSYARLGGFAECSLPNSKKSFNAKVYLKQLGDMVPKEQTHGVWMGFLKVSPAGRDLLHTILATMMADPTHRKAGIPHLLQALLNRQQPIRVLYTVGHWLDINSLDDVVQAGEF, from the coding sequence ATGAGTTCAACGCCGAGGGTCACGCCAGCGCGCCAATTTCGAAGCCTTCTCTTGTCCGACCAGCTGGAATTTATCTGCGAAGCCCATAATGGCCTCAGTGCAAAAATTGTTCAAGAAGCGGGGTTCAAAGGCATTTGGGCCAGCGGTCTTTCCATCTCTGCGCAATTCGGAGTTCGCGACAACAACGAGGCCAGCTGGACGCAAGTCTTGGAGGACCTAGAATTCATGTCCGACGCAGCCATGATACCGATCCTCCTTGATGGTGATACGGGATACGGCAACTTCAATAACATGCAACGGCTCGTCCGCAAACTGGAGCAGCGCCGCATAGCTGCGGTCTGCATTGAAGATAAACTCTTCCCCAAGACGAACAGTTTCATTAAAGGGGACGCTCAGCCGATGGCGGACATGCACGAGTTTTGCGGCAAGATCAAGGCAGGAAAAGACGCGCAAACGGATCCGGATTTTTGCATTATCGCCAGGGTGGAAGCCTTCATTTGTGGATGGGGGTTGGCTGAGGCTCTGCGTCGAGCGGAGGCCTATCGCCAGGCCGGCGCGGATGGGATCCTCATTCATAGCGCCTTGTCGGTGCCGGATGAGATCCTTGCGTTCAAGCAGGAATGGGGAAATCGCTGCCCTGTCGTCATCGTGCCGACCAAATACTATGCGACGCCTACCGAAGTGTTTCGACAACACGCGATTTCAATGGTCATTTGGGCGAATCACATGTTGCGGGCGGCCGTAGCGGCTATGCAGAAAACTGCCCGTACATTACGGGAACAGGAACACCTCCTCTCCATCGAAGATAAAGTCGCGCCGGTGTCTGAAATTTTCCGCTTGCAAAACGCTGCCGAGCTTCAAGAAGCCGAAGAGCGTTATCTTCCCCGAGGTGCCGAGAATACGAGCGCCATTGTACTGGCTGCCTCGCGCGGTGAAGAACTTCGGGAGCTGACAGAGCATCAACCTAAAACGATGATTAAAATTCAAGGCACGCCGATCCTTGCCCACATCGTCGATGCGTACAATGCTGTGGGAATCAAGGACATCACGGTCGTTCGCGGCTATAGGAAAGAGGCCGTCAACCTGCCCAACCTCACCTACCTCGATAACGATGAGTTTGCAGAAACGGGTGAGTTGGATTCGCTCAACAAAGCGCTGAGCGCACGAAAAGGCCAGGCCAAGGCTCTGATCATCTCGTACGGCGACGTGTTGTTCAACAAATATATTCCTCAAGCGCTCTGTCAGGAAAAAGAGGACTTTGTAATCTTCGTCGATAGCGATTGGCAAAACCAAAGCAGTTATGCTCGTCTTGGCGGCTTTGCCGAATGCTCACTGCCGAATTCCAAAAAATCTTTTAACGCGAAGGTCTATCTCAAACAGCTCGGGGATATGGTTCCTAAAGAACAGACTCATGGAGTCTGGATGGGGTTTCTCAAAGTCTCTCCCGCTGGACGTGATCTTCTCCACACGATCCTTGCGACGATGATGGCTGATCCGACTCATCGCAAAGCCGGTATCCCCCACCTGCTGCAAGCACTACTGAACCGTCAGCAGCCTATTCGGGTGCTGTATACGGTTGGGCACTGGCTTGATATCAACAGCTTGGACGATGTGGTCCAGGCAGGAGAGTTCTGA
- a CDS encoding 2-C-methyl-D-erythritol 4-phosphate cytidylyltransferase, with translation MGGQVPKQFLSLGGQPLILHSLRVLQASSAIDEIILAVPQNEMDYCLKEIVAQHHFTKVTKVVPGGAERQDSVRHALEAVHDDVDVVLVHDAVRPFLTKRMIEEVVSKARTKGAAIIALPMKDTVKQVGPGHVIERTVDRTGLWLAQTPQAFRRDWLLSAHRKAHGEGVRATDDAYLMEWCGYPVSVVEGSGENIKVTRPEDIAIGEAILSARNSKNIS, from the coding sequence ATGGGCGGCCAGGTTCCCAAACAGTTCCTCTCGCTCGGGGGCCAACCACTTATTCTTCATTCTCTTCGTGTTCTGCAAGCCTCGTCCGCCATTGATGAGATCATTCTCGCGGTACCTCAGAACGAGATGGACTATTGCCTCAAGGAAATCGTCGCTCAACATCACTTTACCAAGGTAACCAAAGTGGTGCCTGGAGGTGCGGAACGGCAAGATTCAGTCCGGCATGCGCTTGAGGCAGTGCATGACGATGTTGATGTGGTGCTTGTGCACGATGCGGTCCGTCCGTTCCTTACCAAGCGAATGATCGAGGAGGTGGTGTCGAAGGCTCGTACGAAGGGAGCGGCGATTATCGCCCTGCCTATGAAGGATACCGTGAAGCAGGTTGGCCCAGGCCATGTCATTGAGCGGACGGTCGATCGCACAGGATTGTGGCTGGCTCAGACCCCGCAAGCCTTCCGCCGGGATTGGCTGCTGTCGGCTCATCGAAAAGCGCATGGAGAGGGAGTCCGCGCAACGGATGACGCCTACTTGATGGAGTGGTGCGGGTATCCGGTTTCGGTGGTCGAAGGGAGCGGAGAGAATATAAAAGTTACCAGGCCGGAAGATATCGCGATCGGTGAAGCGATCTTGTCGGCGAGGAATAGCAAGAACATAAGCTGA
- a CDS encoding Fructose-1,6-bisphosphatase class 1, which produces MREFPLTLSRFIIESQSSHQGATGEFSSLLTQIGLVGKLISQDLRRAGLINILGTTGDTNVQGETVKKLDAIANDDFVKVFQSSGYVCALASEEMEKPVFLPGNWPHGKYMLLFDPLDGSSNTDNNMPLGAIFSVLKYDRTDRLPTEAELIRRGTEQVAAGYLLYGPSTMLVYTVGQGVYGFTLEPAIGEYLLSHEQIRIPDKGKVYATNEGNYNKWSEGAKKYLDSLKVSDKPTGRPYSGRYSGCLVADVHRLLLGGGIYLYPGEVDKPEGKLRLLYEASPLAFIVEQAGGKASTGTSRILEVEAKKLHQRVPLFIGSRYDVEQAEMYIQGRA; this is translated from the coding sequence ATGAGAGAGTTTCCCCTTACGTTAAGCCGCTTTATCATTGAGAGTCAGTCCTCGCACCAGGGTGCCACAGGCGAATTTTCCAGTCTATTGACTCAAATCGGCCTCGTCGGCAAACTCATCTCGCAGGATCTTCGACGCGCCGGACTGATCAACATACTTGGAACGACCGGTGACACGAATGTGCAGGGTGAAACGGTCAAGAAACTGGACGCGATCGCCAACGACGATTTCGTCAAAGTCTTTCAATCCAGCGGATACGTCTGTGCCCTGGCCTCAGAAGAAATGGAGAAGCCCGTTTTCTTACCGGGGAATTGGCCACATGGTAAGTACATGCTGCTCTTCGATCCACTCGATGGTTCCTCCAATACGGACAACAATATGCCGCTCGGCGCCATCTTTTCGGTACTCAAGTATGACCGGACCGATCGGTTGCCCACGGAAGCGGAATTAATTCGTCGAGGGACCGAACAAGTTGCGGCCGGATACTTGCTGTACGGACCGAGCACGATGCTGGTGTACACTGTCGGGCAGGGCGTGTACGGGTTTACGCTCGAACCCGCTATCGGCGAGTATCTGTTGTCGCATGAGCAGATCAGGATTCCAGACAAGGGCAAAGTATACGCTACCAATGAAGGGAACTATAACAAGTGGTCAGAGGGAGCAAAGAAGTACCTCGATTCGCTGAAAGTGAGCGACAAGCCCACAGGCCGTCCCTACAGTGGCCGGTATTCGGGCTGTTTGGTAGCCGATGTACACCGTCTGTTGCTCGGAGGTGGAATCTATCTCTATCCCGGGGAAGTAGATAAACCTGAAGGCAAGCTCCGATTGCTCTACGAGGCAAGTCCGCTGGCGTTTATCGTTGAGCAGGCTGGCGGAAAAGCTTCGACGGGGACCTCAAGAATTTTGGAGGTCGAGGCCAAGAAGCTTCACCAACGCGTGCCCTTGTTTATTGGAAGCCGCTACGATGTTGAGCAGGCGGAGATGTATATTCAGGGTAGAGCCTAA
- a CDS encoding putative periplasmic serine endoprotease DegP-like protein translates to MNQVDVDKKPVQRIRRWMVAATLLTVGIIIGVVVASDLGWLPTGHAVPDSSSTAPSPPVARPVSTAPQPTLAGGSQTFVDIAKSVKPAVVNIYATKSGHSGGSGTTPFDDPLFRKFFGDEFFRKFDHQKERKERGLGSGVIVESNGLIITNNHVVGKADEIRVTLSDKREFKAKLIGTDPKTDVAVVKIDATGLPTVSWADSDKLEVGEFVLAVGNPFGLTQTVTLGIVSALGRAAGIAEYEDFIQTDAAINPGNSGGALVNVRGELVGINTAIFSQSGGNMGIGFAVPSNMAQSIMGQLVQTGKVVRGWLGVSIQELTPELASQFGVGDTKGVLVSDVMDDSPAKKAGFERADVILEYDGKSMDSPTHLRNAVAQTPVGKKVTIKFIRDKKTKTVDLTIVEQPKSMSQIGEDDGGESATATGVLSSLDVRDLNEELANRYGLKSSERGVVIVRVKPGSTAEELGVREGDIVLEVNRQAVTSVKVFERIAGKLPNDQAVLLLLKRQGRTIYLTLRP, encoded by the coding sequence ATGAATCAGGTGGATGTCGATAAAAAACCGGTGCAGAGGATCAGAAGATGGATGGTCGCTGCCACCTTGTTGACGGTGGGGATTATTATTGGCGTGGTGGTTGCTTCAGATCTTGGTTGGCTTCCTACGGGACATGCCGTGCCTGATTCATCGTCCACTGCTCCATCTCCTCCCGTTGCCAGGCCTGTTTCAACTGCTCCCCAGCCTACGCTCGCCGGTGGCAGTCAAACATTCGTGGACATTGCAAAGTCGGTGAAGCCGGCGGTCGTCAATATCTATGCGACCAAGAGCGGGCACAGTGGTGGATCGGGCACGACGCCGTTCGATGATCCGTTGTTTCGGAAGTTTTTTGGCGACGAGTTTTTCAGGAAATTCGACCACCAGAAGGAACGAAAAGAGCGCGGCCTTGGATCCGGCGTGATCGTTGAATCGAATGGCTTGATCATCACCAACAATCACGTCGTCGGCAAAGCAGATGAAATCCGGGTCACGCTGTCGGACAAGCGTGAGTTCAAAGCGAAACTCATCGGCACCGATCCCAAAACCGATGTGGCGGTCGTGAAGATCGATGCGACAGGACTCCCCACCGTCTCATGGGCGGATTCCGACAAGCTGGAGGTCGGAGAGTTTGTCCTGGCCGTCGGCAACCCATTCGGGTTGACACAGACCGTAACGTTGGGAATTGTCAGTGCGTTGGGGCGAGCGGCCGGCATCGCTGAGTACGAAGATTTCATCCAGACGGATGCAGCCATCAATCCCGGCAACTCCGGCGGCGCGCTCGTCAATGTACGGGGCGAATTAGTCGGGATCAATACGGCGATATTCAGTCAGAGCGGCGGCAATATGGGGATTGGGTTTGCGGTCCCGAGCAACATGGCTCAGTCAATCATGGGGCAGCTCGTGCAGACGGGAAAAGTTGTCCGCGGTTGGCTCGGCGTCTCAATTCAAGAGCTGACTCCTGAATTAGCATCTCAATTCGGTGTCGGAGACACAAAAGGCGTGTTGGTCAGTGATGTGATGGATGATAGTCCTGCGAAAAAGGCTGGGTTTGAACGGGCCGATGTCATCCTCGAGTATGACGGGAAATCGATGGACTCACCGACTCATCTCCGTAACGCCGTCGCCCAGACGCCGGTCGGGAAGAAGGTGACGATCAAGTTTATTCGTGACAAAAAGACGAAAACAGTCGACCTTACCATCGTGGAGCAGCCCAAATCGATGTCCCAAATCGGTGAAGACGATGGAGGCGAATCCGCCACCGCGACGGGCGTGCTCTCCAGTCTGGATGTTCGAGATCTGAACGAAGAGCTGGCAAATCGGTATGGGCTCAAATCGAGCGAACGCGGCGTGGTGATCGTCCGAGTCAAGCCCGGCAGTACGGCGGAAGAATTGGGTGTCCGTGAAGGAGATATTGTACTTGAGGTAAACAGGCAAGCCGTGACATCAGTGAAGGTCTTCGAACGGATTGCCGGGAAATTACCGAATGACCAAGCGGTGTTGCTCTTATTGAAACGGCAGGGTCGGACGATCTATCTTACACTCCGCCCATGA
- a CDS encoding Phosphomannomutase/phosphoglucomutase has product MALFREYDIRGIVGSELTENLAERLGRAYATYVKTRGVTKISLGRDGRLSSPALHKALLKGLLACGLDVIDIGICPSPLLYFSLYTLPVGGGIMITGSHNAAEYNGFKVCVGKTAIHGEEIQELRRVMEKRTFVSGEGRLSEHPIIPDYLAYIEKSFAHVNADRLHVVIDSGNGAASVVAKHSLELLGCKVTGLYCDLDGRFPNHHPDPTVVENLSDLIQAVKHHKADVGIGYDGDADRIGTIDEQGNILWGDRLLVLYSRDILAEKPGSTIISEVKASQSLYDDIAKRGGRGLMWKTGHSLIKAKMKEESAVLAGEMSGHMFFADRYFGYDDAVYASCRLVEILAKTQQPLSALISDLPSSAVTPEIRVDLPDAVKFDVIEQVQKKFVECLKTQQGLGPKKLVLRDLILIDGVRAIFEEGWGLIRASNTQPALVLRFEAVSSAHLDVIQALIEDELMEAKRTLGC; this is encoded by the coding sequence ATGGCGTTATTCAGGGAATATGACATCCGGGGAATCGTCGGCAGCGAATTGACGGAAAACCTCGCTGAACGGTTAGGCCGAGCCTATGCCACGTATGTGAAAACGCGTGGAGTGACGAAGATCAGTCTTGGGCGGGATGGTCGGTTGAGCTCCCCGGCCCTTCACAAGGCGCTGCTCAAGGGATTGCTGGCCTGTGGTCTTGATGTCATCGACATCGGGATCTGTCCCTCTCCACTGCTCTACTTCTCCCTGTATACCCTACCGGTCGGTGGCGGCATCATGATTACAGGAAGTCACAACGCGGCAGAGTACAACGGGTTCAAGGTTTGCGTCGGCAAGACAGCCATCCATGGAGAGGAAATTCAGGAACTTCGGCGCGTAATGGAAAAGCGCACATTTGTTTCAGGGGAGGGGCGGCTGTCGGAACACCCGATCATCCCTGATTATCTCGCCTACATTGAAAAGAGTTTTGCGCATGTCAACGCGGATCGATTGCATGTGGTGATCGATAGTGGGAACGGGGCAGCTTCTGTCGTCGCCAAACATTCGCTCGAGTTGTTAGGGTGCAAAGTAACAGGGCTTTATTGCGATCTCGATGGGCGTTTCCCGAACCATCATCCGGATCCCACCGTGGTGGAGAACTTGTCAGACCTGATCCAGGCGGTGAAGCACCATAAAGCAGATGTGGGAATTGGGTACGACGGCGATGCCGATCGAATCGGAACCATCGATGAGCAGGGCAACATACTGTGGGGTGATCGCCTTTTGGTCCTATACTCACGAGATATTCTGGCCGAGAAACCTGGCAGCACCATCATATCGGAAGTGAAGGCATCCCAAAGTCTCTACGACGATATCGCTAAGCGCGGTGGACGTGGCCTTATGTGGAAGACCGGTCATTCGCTGATTAAAGCGAAGATGAAGGAGGAGTCCGCAGTGTTGGCCGGTGAAATGTCCGGGCACATGTTTTTTGCGGATCGGTATTTCGGATATGACGATGCCGTGTATGCGTCATGCCGACTGGTTGAAATTCTGGCGAAAACCCAACAACCGCTATCCGCCTTGATCTCGGATCTTCCATCATCGGCAGTCACTCCTGAGATACGAGTGGATCTCCCTGATGCGGTCAAGTTCGACGTGATAGAGCAAGTTCAAAAGAAATTTGTGGAATGCTTGAAGACTCAACAAGGTCTCGGACCAAAGAAACTGGTCCTTCGAGACCTGATCCTGATTGACGGCGTTCGGGCGATTTTCGAGGAAGGATGGGGGCTGATTAGGGCTTCCAATACTCAGCCAGCCTTAGTCTTACGGTTTGAGGCCGTCTCTTCTGCACATCTTGATGTCATTCAAGCACTCATTGAAGATGAGCTTATGGAGGCGAAACGAACGCTCGGGTGTTAG
- a CDS encoding Phosphate starvation-inducible protein PsiF encodes MQTVVHTLTLVFFAFSLEVTPWAIAAPTQQNKMKTCNEQANAKEFSEGKGDERMAFMKECLSARSAKSGKGKGNQQQKMKICNKKAGEKKLKGDDRKKFMSDCLSA; translated from the coding sequence ATGCAGACAGTTGTACATACCCTAACGCTGGTGTTCTTTGCATTCAGTCTCGAAGTCACACCATGGGCCATTGCTGCGCCCACTCAGCAGAACAAGATGAAGACCTGCAACGAACAGGCGAATGCAAAAGAATTTAGTGAGGGGAAAGGTGACGAGCGGATGGCGTTTATGAAGGAATGCCTCTCCGCCAGGTCGGCGAAAAGTGGCAAAGGGAAAGGCAATCAGCAGCAGAAGATGAAGATATGCAATAAAAAGGCGGGCGAGAAGAAGCTTAAAGGCGATGACCGGAAGAAGTTCATGAGTGACTGTCTATCTGCGTAG